Proteins from one Flavobacterium branchiarum genomic window:
- a CDS encoding type II toxin-antitoxin system HigB family toxin, translating to MRILGKKIILKVKRKNIGNIKLCNAIDSLIDDLQEFNASEKSINDIRNDADCVHIDGFYFFDINIHRTLILIEFDDDGEATIVWAGTHQEYETIFKNNKSTIEKWLRKYGYIE from the coding sequence ATGAGGATTTTAGGAAAGAAAATAATTCTAAAAGTTAAAAGGAAAAATATAGGGAATATTAAACTATGTAACGCAATTGATTCTTTAATTGATGATTTGCAAGAATTTAATGCCAGCGAGAAAAGTATTAACGATATTAGAAATGATGCTGATTGTGTTCATATCGATGGTTTTTATTTTTTTGATATAAATATTCATCGTACACTAATATTGATTGAGTTTGATGATGATGGAGAAGCCACAATTGTATGGGCAGGTACTCATCAAGAATATGAGACTATTTTTAAAAATAATAAATCAACTATTGAGAAATGGTTGAGAAAATATGGATACATAGAATAA
- a CDS encoding helix-turn-helix domain-containing protein: MKTHFDIEKIVEKGVITNELDYERALIADRKLRLLAKDSLHFKNLRGKLRDIIGQYENSEWSDIDTIDDNKLVESDKFEQIAELERLFIENRKLTIRKKIKELDLTQENLASILGHKSKTHMSELMNGIKPFTLKDLIVINRLLKIDITILVPVFLSKEDEKKIKEAVMKLEKPNLKLTANDLVLC; this comes from the coding sequence ATGAAAACACATTTTGACATAGAAAAGATTGTAGAAAAAGGAGTAATCACAAACGAGTTAGATTATGAGCGCGCGCTCATTGCTGATAGAAAGTTGAGACTTCTTGCTAAGGATAGCCTTCATTTTAAAAATTTAAGAGGTAAACTTCGTGATATAATAGGTCAATATGAAAATTCCGAATGGAGTGATATTGATACAATCGATGACAATAAGCTTGTAGAAAGTGATAAATTTGAACAGATTGCAGAGCTTGAAAGACTATTTATAGAAAATAGAAAGCTTACAATTAGAAAAAAAATTAAAGAGCTTGATTTGACTCAAGAAAATTTGGCTTCAATTTTAGGACATAAAAGTAAAACTCATATGTCTGAACTTATGAATGGAATTAAACCATTTACGCTCAAAGATTTAATTGTGATTAATCGACTTTTAAAAATTGACATAACCATCCTAGTACCCGTTTTCCTGTCAAAAGAAGACGAAAAAAAGATAAAGGAAGCTGTAATGAAATTAGAAAAACCTAATCTAAAACTTACTGCTAACGATTTAGTTTTATGTTAA
- a CDS encoding helix-turn-helix domain-containing protein — MDISEETFIANLGIHIRQLREKKGMSQQDLADDCNVTQNQIGRIERAEINTSVKNLVKIANALGVEPYELMDFTRK; from the coding sequence ATGGATATTTCAGAAGAAACGTTTATTGCAAATCTAGGCATTCACATAAGGCAGCTACGTGAAAAGAAAGGCATGTCTCAACAAGACTTAGCTGATGATTGCAATGTTACCCAAAATCAAATAGGAAGAATAGAAAGAGCAGAAATTAATACAAGTGTAAAAAACCTTGTGAAAATTGCTAATGCTTTAGGAGTTGAACCTTATGAATTGATGGATTTTACGAGGAAATAA